From Algoriphagus sp. NG3, the proteins below share one genomic window:
- a CDS encoding MotA/TolQ/ExbB proton channel family protein: protein MILLQTLSTDTLSAADSLAMAATKGDIGLLDLLIKGGYMMVPLYLLFILAIFIFVERLITLSKASKTSSHLMDQVKVLVQNGQTEKAKILCAGEQTPVANMIAKGVERIGSPLKNIEVAIENVGKIEIYKLEKNLNLLATVSGAAPMIGFLGTVAGMIQAFIAIAQEEGMVSPKLLSEGIYEAMITTAAGLVVGILAYLGYNFLVSKVSKLVHNMEYTSIEFIDLLQD from the coding sequence ATGATTCTACTTCAAACGCTCTCTACAGATACACTTTCTGCAGCAGACAGCTTGGCTATGGCTGCCACCAAAGGTGACATTGGTCTTCTTGATTTATTGATTAAAGGCGGATACATGATGGTTCCGCTCTATCTGCTTTTCATTCTGGCTATTTTCATTTTTGTGGAGCGCCTGATTACACTCAGCAAGGCTTCCAAAACCTCCTCCCATCTGATGGATCAGGTAAAGGTGCTGGTTCAAAACGGACAGACAGAAAAAGCAAAAATTCTCTGTGCTGGAGAACAGACTCCGGTAGCTAATATGATTGCCAAGGGTGTGGAGCGTATCGGTTCCCCTTTGAAAAATATAGAGGTGGCTATTGAGAATGTTGGTAAAATAGAAATTTATAAGCTGGAGAAGAATCTGAATCTCTTGGCGACTGTTTCCGGTGCAGCACCCATGATTGGTTTCCTGGGGACTGTGGCAGGTATGATACAGGCATTTATCGCCATTGCCCAGGAGGAAGGGATGGTTTCCCCAAAGCTACTCTCCGAAGGTATCTATGAGGCGATGATCACCACAGCAGCAGGGCTTGTGGTTGGTATCCTGGCTTACCTAGGTTATAATTTTCTAGTGTCGAAGGTGTCCAAGTTGGTTCATAACATGGAATACACTTCGATAGAATTCATTGACTTGCTGCAAGACTAA
- a CDS encoding biopolymer transporter ExbD, translated as MGLQAKNKVNAAFSMSSMTDIIFLLLIFFMLTSSFITPSGLPVNLPSSETSDIIMQEVTVTVTKDLKYSVNDKIVPREQIKSELTSLLKDKKGQVVLHIDKEVPVEYLVEIGGIAAGLEANVSIATKPF; from the coding sequence ATGGGACTTCAAGCTAAAAATAAAGTAAATGCCGCGTTCAGCATGTCATCCATGACAGATATCATATTTCTGTTATTGATCTTCTTTATGCTTACTTCTTCCTTTATTACCCCCTCAGGTCTACCTGTGAATCTGCCCTCTAGTGAGACCTCAGACATCATTATGCAGGAAGTTACTGTCACGGTCACTAAGGATCTGAAATATTCAGTAAATGATAAAATTGTTCCCAGGGAACAAATCAAGTCAGAATTGACTTCTCTACTTAAGGATAAGAAAGGGCAAGTCGTTTTGCATATTGATAAAGAAGTTCCTGTAGAGTACTTGGTGGAAATAGGAGGAATAGCAGCAGGATTGGAAGCAAACGTATCCATAGCTACAAAACCATTTTAA
- a CDS encoding energy transducer TonB, which translates to MEYWNADKIETESKKKSWIITIIFNVLLLIALYFIVVWKQPVPPLPAFGLELNLGFTPTGSGDRNSPAPPSETPTPVVEDAAPGEIAKAVTQPATPPPSPKTETAKPAAQPKPSVNKAVTTKPSPIKGEEKATEQTKKPEPVQKEVAKPVETPAKAEEKETVQKAPEKPKIDQRAIFGAGGTAGKGTTPTSGGAQGTSKDKGDEGDPKGTVDGRAIMGVGSGKGANSGDGYSLDLAGWDFANRPNINDRVSTRNGKIVFKITIDDLGRVVQAVPLEYNVSNDVLAYYRQVVNQISFKKQGGAAAEFSTGKITFVIKVD; encoded by the coding sequence ATGGAATACTGGAATGCAGATAAAATAGAGACCGAAAGCAAAAAGAAGTCGTGGATAATCACAATTATCTTCAACGTACTTCTATTGATCGCGCTGTATTTTATTGTGGTCTGGAAGCAGCCGGTTCCCCCATTACCCGCATTCGGATTAGAACTCAATCTTGGATTTACACCTACAGGATCAGGAGACAGAAACAGTCCTGCTCCTCCCTCAGAAACCCCCACCCCTGTGGTGGAAGATGCCGCACCAGGCGAAATAGCCAAGGCTGTGACCCAACCGGCTACACCTCCTCCAAGTCCTAAAACTGAGACTGCTAAACCGGCAGCACAGCCCAAACCTTCAGTAAATAAAGCAGTCACGACTAAGCCTTCACCCATAAAGGGAGAGGAAAAAGCTACAGAACAGACTAAAAAACCGGAACCCGTTCAGAAAGAAGTAGCAAAACCAGTAGAAACACCTGCCAAAGCAGAAGAAAAGGAAACTGTTCAAAAAGCTCCTGAAAAACCAAAAATCGACCAGAGAGCAATATTCGGCGCAGGTGGGACAGCAGGAAAAGGGACTACACCTACTTCCGGTGGCGCCCAAGGTACATCTAAAGATAAAGGTGACGAAGGGGATCCTAAAGGAACCGTAGATGGACGTGCTATTATGGGCGTAGGTTCAGGAAAAGGAGCCAATTCTGGGGACGGATATAGTCTTGACTTGGCTGGCTGGGATTTTGCCAACAGACCTAATATCAATGATAGAGTATCTACCCGTAATGGGAAAATAGTTTTTAAAATTACCATAGATGATTTAGGTAGGGTGGTGCAAGCCGTTCCGCTGGAATATAATGTCTCAAATGATGTGTTGGCGTACTACCGTCAGGTAGTCAATCAAATTTCATTTAAGAAACAAGGGGGGGCTGCTGCAGAATTCTCTACCGGAAAAATTACGTTCGTTATTAAGGTTGACTAG
- a CDS encoding folylpolyglutamate synthase/dihydrofolate synthase family protein has translation MNYQETLDYLFNSLPMFQRVGASAFRKDLRSTILLCEHLGNPERKFKSIHVAGTNGKGSSSHSLAAVFQSAGYKTGLYTSPHLKSFTERIRINGQEISPDLVIQFVQENKSFLDDLKPSFFEMTVGMSFWYFAQQEVDIAILEVGMGGNFDSTNVVVPELSLITNIGFDHVQFLGDTLPLIAGEKAGIIKKNVPVVISETHNETSIVFLKKAQAMDSPITFADEDWKALKVSEEDGKAKFRIYIRDGFKWPVGTKTKAEGGAQSTVGDLVSRSVAQIRTKDENEFDLTFGLNGNYQKYNLPGILETIVQMRQMGWDLPEKAVLDGLKNVAELTGLKGRWQTLSFNPTVICDTGHNEAGFREILSQLETYTFGKLWLVLGMVQDKDISKVLSMLPLSAHYVFCEANIPRALPAEEMAEKAAYFGLKGEIIPEVNKALAFARKNAGENDLIFVGGSTFVVAEIEEL, from the coding sequence ATGAATTACCAGGAAACGCTGGATTATTTGTTTAATTCCTTGCCCATGTTCCAGCGAGTGGGAGCCTCAGCCTTCAGGAAAGACCTCCGAAGCACCATTCTTCTTTGTGAGCACCTCGGCAACCCTGAACGTAAATTCAAATCAATTCATGTAGCCGGTACTAATGGGAAAGGAAGCTCCTCCCATAGTTTAGCAGCTGTTTTTCAAAGCGCAGGATACAAAACTGGACTTTATACCTCCCCACACCTTAAGTCCTTTACCGAACGGATCAGGATTAATGGTCAAGAAATCAGTCCTGACTTGGTGATCCAGTTTGTTCAAGAAAACAAGAGCTTTCTGGATGATTTGAAGCCTAGCTTTTTTGAGATGACAGTAGGAATGTCCTTTTGGTATTTTGCGCAGCAAGAAGTTGATATCGCCATTTTGGAAGTAGGCATGGGAGGAAATTTCGACAGCACGAATGTTGTTGTTCCGGAGCTTTCGCTAATCACCAATATAGGCTTTGACCATGTGCAGTTTCTGGGAGATACTTTGCCTTTGATTGCTGGTGAAAAAGCCGGCATTATCAAGAAAAATGTCCCTGTGGTGATCAGTGAGACCCATAATGAGACCAGTATTGTATTCCTAAAAAAAGCACAGGCGATGGATTCTCCGATTACCTTCGCTGACGAAGACTGGAAAGCACTGAAAGTTTCTGAAGAAGATGGGAAGGCGAAATTTAGAATTTACATCCGTGATGGATTTAAGTGGCCTGTAGGGACAAAGACCAAGGCTGAAGGAGGGGCTCAGTCCACGGTGGGCGATTTAGTAAGTCGGTCTGTGGCGCAGATCAGGACAAAGGATGAGAATGAGTTTGATCTGACATTTGGGCTGAACGGGAATTATCAGAAATACAATCTTCCCGGAATTCTAGAGACCATTGTCCAAATGCGTCAGATGGGTTGGGATTTGCCGGAGAAGGCTGTTTTGGATGGACTGAAAAATGTCGCAGAACTGACCGGCTTAAAGGGGAGATGGCAAACGCTATCTTTCAATCCTACCGTGATTTGTGACACAGGACACAATGAGGCTGGTTTTCGTGAGATATTATCCCAGTTAGAAACTTATACTTTTGGAAAGCTGTGGTTGGTTTTGGGGATGGTTCAGGATAAAGATATATCCAAAGTTCTCTCCATGCTTCCCTTGTCAGCTCATTACGTTTTTTGCGAAGCCAATATTCCTAGGGCTTTGCCTGCTGAAGAAATGGCGGAAAAAGCTGCTTATTTTGGGTTGAAAGGAGAAATAATCCCGGAAGTCAATAAGGCTTTGGCATTTGCCCGAAAAAATGCAGGAGAAAATGACTTGATTTTTGTGGGAGGGAGTACTTTTGTGGTCGCAGAAATCGAAGAGCTTTAG
- the trmB gene encoding tRNA (guanosine(46)-N7)-methyltransferase TrmB — translation MSRKKLVRFQENEKNPNVIQAGKPIFETIKGNWNEVQFQNTNPIVVELACGRGEFTVGLARNFPSQNFIGVDIKGSRIWKGSSTATAEGISNVAFLRTQIELLDKYFAPDEISELWITFPDPFPRDGDEKRRLTSPRFLDMYKPMLKKDGVVHFKTDNTDLFNYSLELFQSREDIEVLGFTHDFYQSEWKDDHFGIQTRYEKMFSEKGEKIKYLKCRFI, via the coding sequence ATGAGTAGAAAAAAACTGGTACGCTTCCAAGAAAATGAGAAGAATCCAAATGTAATCCAGGCCGGAAAGCCAATTTTTGAAACCATAAAAGGGAACTGGAATGAAGTTCAGTTTCAGAATACAAATCCTATTGTTGTGGAGTTGGCCTGTGGCAGAGGAGAGTTCACGGTAGGCTTGGCACGCAATTTCCCCAGCCAAAACTTTATAGGTGTTGATATCAAAGGAAGCAGAATATGGAAAGGCAGTTCGACTGCTACAGCTGAGGGGATCAGCAATGTGGCTTTCCTGAGAACTCAGATTGAGCTTTTGGATAAGTACTTTGCTCCAGATGAGATTTCTGAGCTTTGGATTACTTTCCCCGATCCATTTCCTAGGGATGGCGATGAAAAACGAAGACTTACTTCTCCCCGTTTCTTGGATATGTACAAGCCCATGCTCAAAAAGGATGGTGTAGTGCATTTCAAAACTGATAATACTGATCTATTCAATTATTCATTGGAGCTTTTCCAAAGTAGAGAAGACATAGAAGTGCTAGGTTTTACGCATGATTTCTATCAAAGCGAATGGAAGGATGATCACTTTGGTATCCAGACCCGATATGAAAAAATGTTTTCGGAGAAGGGTGAGAAGATTAAGTACCTTAAGTGTAGGTTTATTTAA
- a CDS encoding Sir2 family NAD-dependent protein deacetylase, translated as MSRKKHLVVLSGAGISAESGINTFRDSGGLWEGHDVMEVASPEGWRRNRQLVQNFYNQRRKQLIECEPNQAHKILANMEKDYQVSIITQNVDDLHERAGSTRVIHLHGELRKAQSTLDPNLIYEPDHWEIKEGDKCDRGSQLRPFIVWFGEQVPKMEEAIAIAATADILVVIGTSLQVYPAAGLVDYVPSTCKVFLIDLKKPEVGIGKKVVSILENASTGVKILEKTLKSEI; from the coding sequence ATGAGTAGAAAGAAGCATTTGGTGGTATTGAGCGGAGCAGGGATTTCTGCTGAAAGTGGGATAAACACGTTCAGGGATTCCGGCGGACTTTGGGAAGGTCATGATGTGATGGAAGTTGCCTCACCTGAAGGATGGAGGAGAAATCGTCAATTAGTCCAGAATTTTTATAACCAGCGTAGAAAGCAATTAATTGAATGTGAGCCTAATCAGGCACATAAGATTTTGGCTAATATGGAGAAGGATTACCAAGTGTCAATAATTACCCAAAATGTGGATGATCTCCATGAACGCGCAGGTTCTACTCGTGTAATTCACTTACATGGTGAATTGAGAAAGGCCCAGAGTACATTGGATCCAAATTTGATATATGAGCCTGATCATTGGGAAATCAAAGAGGGGGACAAATGTGATAGGGGGAGTCAATTGAGACCGTTTATAGTCTGGTTTGGAGAGCAGGTGCCGAAAATGGAGGAAGCTATAGCGATAGCAGCGACGGCAGATATTTTGGTCGTGATAGGAACTTCACTTCAGGTTTATCCTGCCGCAGGATTGGTTGACTACGTTCCATCTACTTGTAAGGTATTTTTGATAGATCTCAAAAAACCTGAAGTTGGTATTGGCAAAAAAGTTGTTTCTATCCTAGAAAATGCTTCTACGGGAGTAAAGATCCTTGAAAAAACACTAAAGTCTGAGATTTAA
- a CDS encoding DUF5996 family protein translates to MAVKKNSWPIFQFEENKDTLYLLHQWTQIVGKVRLKKSPWQNHSWHVSLYVDAQGLTTGLIPYESGVFEIKFDFIHHELKIKTSNGTRDRFALGGQTVASFYEQLMEKLKFLGIDVKIHDSPNEVADPIPFHKNKKRIMYQANAAQSLWKALVHIQNVLGEFRTKFTGKSSPVHFFWGSFDLAYTRFSGKQAPEFTGQVPNIPLTVMQEAYSHEAFSVGFWPGSEAFPTPVFYAYCYPNHPDFKSAPISPDKAYWNEDLGEFMLNYEEVRKASNPGELLLEFLESTYDAAANAGNWDRSSLDCDFSHFNNN, encoded by the coding sequence ATGGCAGTGAAAAAGAATTCTTGGCCAATATTTCAATTTGAGGAGAATAAAGACACCCTTTATCTCTTACATCAGTGGACGCAGATTGTGGGCAAAGTAAGGCTTAAAAAGTCTCCATGGCAGAATCATTCCTGGCATGTATCGCTGTATGTGGACGCACAGGGATTGACCACTGGCTTGATCCCTTACGAAAGCGGTGTTTTCGAAATAAAGTTTGACTTCATACACCATGAGCTGAAAATAAAAACCAGCAATGGGACTAGGGATCGCTTTGCACTCGGGGGACAGACAGTTGCCAGCTTTTATGAGCAATTGATGGAAAAGCTGAAGTTTTTAGGGATAGATGTGAAGATTCACGACAGCCCAAATGAAGTGGCGGATCCTATTCCTTTCCACAAAAATAAAAAACGCATCATGTACCAGGCCAATGCTGCGCAATCACTTTGGAAAGCTTTGGTTCACATTCAGAATGTTTTAGGGGAATTTAGGACAAAGTTTACCGGCAAAAGCTCGCCTGTACATTTCTTTTGGGGCTCGTTCGATTTGGCGTATACCCGCTTCTCAGGTAAGCAGGCGCCGGAGTTTACCGGTCAGGTTCCCAACATTCCATTAACCGTCATGCAGGAGGCTTATTCACATGAGGCATTTAGTGTAGGGTTTTGGCCAGGAAGTGAGGCATTTCCGACACCAGTATTTTACGCGTACTGCTATCCGAATCATCCGGATTTTAAAAGTGCCCCAATCTCACCGGATAAAGCCTACTGGAATGAGGATTTAGGGGAGTTTATGCTTAATTATGAGGAGGTCAGAAAAGCTTCCAATCCAGGTGAGCTACTGCTAGAGTTTTTGGAGAGCACCTACGATGCTGCTGCTAACGCAGGGAATTGGGATAGAAGTAGCCTTGACTGTGACTTCTCGCATTTTAATAATAATTAA
- the mgrA gene encoding L-glyceraldehyde 3-phosphate reductase, which produces MDINDHLPLLPYQPAADRYHQMKYRRCGNSGLVLPEISLGLWHNFGHNSDFTLARSILRRAFDLGICHFDLANNYGPPFGSAEENFGRMLKKDFPALRDELVISSKAGWDMWPGPYGNFGSKKYLIASCDQSLKRMGLDYVDIFYHHRPDPETPLEETMGALDLLVRQGKALYVGISQYSAEDTAKAYGILERLGTPLLIHQPRYSMLDRWVENGLMDVLGEKGVGSIAFSPLEQGLLTDKYLKGIPKDSRAAKDGRYLKAEHISDEKIQMISQLNDIAADRGQTLAQMAIAWLLKDKRITSVLVGVSRPEQLDDNVAAVENSIFSPDEVATIKGILEA; this is translated from the coding sequence ATGGATATTAACGATCATTTACCTCTTTTGCCGTATCAACCAGCCGCTGACCGATATCATCAGATGAAATATCGCAGATGCGGAAACAGTGGCTTAGTTTTACCGGAAATCAGTCTTGGGCTGTGGCATAATTTTGGCCATAACTCTGATTTTACCCTTGCCCGTTCTATTCTTCGCCGGGCCTTTGATCTGGGAATTTGTCATTTTGACCTGGCAAATAATTACGGGCCTCCATTTGGGTCTGCCGAAGAGAATTTTGGCAGGATGCTGAAGAAAGATTTCCCTGCCCTAAGAGATGAATTAGTGATTTCTTCTAAAGCAGGTTGGGATATGTGGCCGGGTCCTTATGGGAATTTCGGATCCAAAAAGTATTTGATTGCGAGCTGTGATCAAAGCCTGAAACGGATGGGACTGGATTATGTGGATATTTTCTATCATCACAGACCTGATCCAGAAACACCTCTTGAAGAAACCATGGGAGCTCTTGATCTTTTGGTGAGACAGGGCAAAGCCCTCTATGTGGGAATATCACAGTATTCTGCTGAAGATACCGCTAAGGCTTATGGGATTTTAGAGCGATTAGGGACACCACTTTTGATTCATCAGCCTAGATACTCCATGCTTGATCGCTGGGTGGAAAATGGTTTGATGGATGTTTTAGGGGAAAAAGGAGTAGGCAGTATTGCATTTTCTCCTCTGGAACAAGGCCTGCTTACGGACAAATATCTGAAGGGAATACCAAAGGATTCCCGTGCCGCTAAGGATGGTAGATATCTCAAGGCTGAGCATATTTCTGATGAAAAGATCCAAATGATCTCCCAGTTAAATGACATTGCGGCAGATAGAGGACAAACTCTTGCCCAAATGGCTATAGCATGGCTGTTGAAGGACAAGAGAATCACCTCTGTGCTGGTAGGTGTATCCAGACCTGAGCAATTGGATGATAATGTGGCAGCAGTAGAAAACTCCATATTCAGTCCTGATGAAGTAGCCACAATCAAAGGGATTCTGGAAGCTTGA